The Arthrobacter sp. NicSoilC5 genome has a window encoding:
- a CDS encoding DUF4870 domain-containing protein: MAENARDHRDGQGRSEYHGVPANALPLTASEDRQWATLAHFGGILGCVPSLLIYLIFRDRGPFTAQESKEALNFSLPPTIAAVLANILVFIPYVGNIFAVIATLIWVALTCFSVAAGIHVNKGQPHRYQYNLRWIK; the protein is encoded by the coding sequence GTGGCAGAAAACGCACGTGATCACAGGGACGGCCAGGGCCGTTCCGAGTACCATGGCGTCCCCGCAAATGCGCTGCCGCTCACGGCCAGCGAAGACCGCCAATGGGCCACGCTCGCGCATTTCGGCGGGATACTGGGGTGCGTCCCCTCGCTGCTGATCTACCTGATCTTCCGTGACCGCGGCCCGTTCACCGCGCAGGAATCCAAAGAAGCGCTGAACTTCAGCCTGCCGCCCACCATCGCCGCCGTGCTGGCCAACATCCTGGTGTTCATCCCTTATGTGGGAAACATCTTCGCGGTCATCGCCACCCTGATCTGGGTGGCGCTCACCTGCTTCTCCGTGGCAGCAGGGATCCACGTCAACAAGGGCCAGCCGCACCGCTACCAGTACAACCTGCGCTGGATTAAGTAG
- the hemW gene encoding radical SAM family heme chaperone HemW: MPSVLPLGDPAPSDGLLPAQAADGAAARAFGLYVHIPFCAVRCGYCDFNTYTATELGGGASQDAYAQTAVSEVSLAGTVMARSGLPERKLGTVFFGGGTPTLLPADDLALILRAAIDQWGIEDGAEVTTEANPDSVTPESLAVLKEAGFTRISFGMQSAVPHVLKVLDRTHTPSRVPQVVQWAREAGLDVSLDLIYGTPGESLADWRHSLETALSYQPDHISAYALIVEDGTKLAAQMRRGEVPGIDDDDHADKYELADQLITEAGLGWYEVSNWARSPEHACRHNLAYWRGDDWWGIGPGAHSHVGGVRWWNVKHPSAYANRLSQGLSPAAGRETLDADTRNLERVMLEARLQSGLEVSTLSAAGRHQIAGLIADGLVEPAAAFQGRLVLTLKGRLLADAVVRRILPD, translated from the coding sequence ATGCCCAGCGTTCTTCCCCTCGGCGACCCGGCGCCGTCGGACGGTCTGCTGCCTGCGCAGGCAGCAGACGGTGCGGCGGCCCGGGCCTTTGGCCTGTACGTCCACATCCCGTTCTGCGCCGTGCGCTGCGGGTACTGCGATTTCAACACCTACACCGCCACGGAACTGGGCGGCGGCGCGTCACAGGATGCCTACGCCCAAACCGCCGTGTCGGAAGTGTCCCTGGCCGGCACCGTGATGGCACGGTCGGGGCTGCCGGAGCGGAAGCTCGGCACTGTCTTTTTCGGCGGCGGCACGCCCACCCTGCTGCCGGCAGATGACCTCGCCCTGATCCTTCGCGCTGCCATTGACCAGTGGGGCATCGAGGACGGAGCCGAGGTCACCACCGAAGCCAACCCCGATTCGGTCACCCCCGAATCCCTCGCCGTCCTCAAGGAGGCGGGCTTCACCAGGATTTCCTTCGGCATGCAGTCCGCCGTTCCGCATGTGCTCAAGGTCCTGGACCGCACCCACACGCCCAGCCGCGTTCCGCAGGTGGTGCAGTGGGCGCGGGAGGCCGGGCTGGATGTCAGCCTGGACCTGATTTACGGCACGCCGGGGGAGTCGCTGGCGGACTGGCGCCACTCCCTGGAGACTGCCCTCTCCTACCAGCCGGACCACATCAGCGCCTACGCCCTGATTGTCGAGGACGGGACCAAGCTGGCCGCGCAGATGCGCCGCGGCGAGGTGCCGGGAATTGACGACGACGACCACGCCGACAAGTACGAACTCGCCGACCAGCTCATCACCGAAGCCGGGCTCGGCTGGTATGAGGTCAGCAACTGGGCGCGGAGCCCGGAGCACGCGTGCCGCCACAACCTGGCCTACTGGCGTGGCGACGACTGGTGGGGCATCGGCCCCGGCGCGCACTCCCACGTGGGCGGGGTGCGTTGGTGGAACGTGAAGCACCCGTCCGCTTACGCGAACCGCCTGTCCCAGGGCCTGTCGCCTGCGGCGGGCAGGGAGACCCTGGATGCCGACACCAGGAACCTGGAGCGGGTGATGCTGGAGGCGCGCCTGCAGTCAGGGCTTGAAGTCTCCACTCTAAGCGCAGCCGGACGGCACCAAATAGCCGGCCTGATTGCGGACGGCCTGGTGGAACCTGCCGCTGCCTTCCAGGGCCGCCTGGTCCTCACGCTCAAGGGCAGGCTCCTGGCGGACGCGGTAGTCCGCCGTATCCTGCCCGACTGA
- the lepA gene encoding translation elongation factor 4, translating to MSPMARTAPVPAATDPAIIRNFCIIAHIDHGKSTLADRMLQSTGVVQARDMKAQYLDRMDIERERGITIKSQAVRMPWEVDGVSYALNMIDTPGHVDFTYEVSRSLAACEGAILLVDAAQGIEAQTLANLYLAMENNLAIIPVLNKIDLPAAQPEKYAAELASLIGGDPEDVLRVSGKTGVGVEALLDKIVRDLPAPKGDPDAPARAMIFDSVYDTYRGVVTYVRVVDGMLHPRERIQMMSTRASHELLEIGVSSPEPTPSKGLGVGEVGYLITGVKDVRQSKVGDTVTNLAKPAAESLPGYADAKPMVFSGLYPLDGADYPVLRDALEKLMLNDAALVYEPETSAALGFGFRVGFLGLLHLEITRERLEREYNLDLISTAPNVEYEVTLEDKKVVRVTNPSEYPTGKIAEVREPMVSATILAPNEFVGAIMELCQSRRGVMGGMDYLSEDRVEIRYRLPLAEIVFDFFDILKSKTRGYGSLDWKADGEQVADLVKVDIMLQGEQVDAFSAITHRDKAYAYGVMMTGKLRELIPRQQFEVPIQAAIGSRIIARESIRAIRKDVLAKCYGGDISRKRKLLEKQKEGKKRMKMVGTVEVPQEAFIAALTTDESKDKAKKK from the coding sequence GTGTCTCCCATGGCCCGCACCGCACCGGTGCCCGCCGCGACAGATCCGGCAATTATTCGGAACTTTTGCATCATCGCGCATATCGACCACGGCAAGTCCACCCTGGCTGACCGTATGCTGCAGTCCACCGGGGTGGTCCAGGCGCGCGACATGAAGGCCCAGTACCTGGACCGCATGGACATCGAGCGCGAACGCGGCATCACCATCAAGTCCCAGGCCGTCCGCATGCCGTGGGAGGTGGACGGTGTCAGTTACGCGCTGAACATGATCGACACCCCGGGGCACGTGGACTTCACTTATGAGGTCTCCAGGTCACTGGCCGCCTGCGAGGGCGCAATCCTGCTGGTGGACGCAGCCCAGGGCATTGAGGCCCAGACGCTCGCGAACCTGTACCTGGCGATGGAGAACAACCTCGCCATCATCCCGGTCCTGAACAAAATCGACCTGCCGGCCGCGCAGCCTGAAAAGTACGCCGCCGAGCTCGCCAGCCTGATCGGCGGCGACCCCGAGGATGTGCTGCGGGTGTCCGGCAAGACCGGCGTTGGCGTGGAAGCCCTCCTGGACAAGATCGTCCGCGACCTCCCGGCGCCAAAGGGCGACCCCGACGCGCCGGCCCGTGCCATGATCTTCGACTCGGTCTACGACACCTACCGCGGCGTGGTGACCTATGTGCGCGTGGTGGACGGGATGCTCCACCCGCGTGAACGCATCCAGATGATGTCCACCAGGGCCTCGCACGAACTCCTGGAAATCGGCGTCAGCTCCCCGGAACCCACACCCTCCAAGGGCCTCGGTGTTGGCGAAGTGGGCTACCTGATCACCGGTGTGAAGGACGTCCGCCAGTCCAAAGTGGGCGACACCGTCACCAACCTGGCCAAGCCGGCCGCCGAGTCCCTGCCCGGCTACGCCGATGCCAAACCCATGGTGTTCTCCGGCCTCTACCCCCTGGACGGCGCCGACTACCCGGTGCTGCGCGACGCCCTCGAAAAGCTCATGCTCAACGACGCCGCACTGGTGTACGAACCGGAGACCTCCGCTGCGCTGGGCTTCGGCTTCCGTGTGGGTTTCCTGGGCCTGCTGCACCTTGAGATCACCCGCGAACGCCTGGAACGCGAATACAACCTGGACCTCATCTCCACGGCACCCAACGTGGAATACGAGGTGACCCTGGAGGATAAGAAGGTGGTCCGCGTGACCAACCCCAGCGAGTACCCCACGGGCAAAATCGCCGAGGTCCGCGAACCCATGGTTTCGGCCACCATCCTGGCGCCCAACGAATTCGTCGGCGCCATCATGGAACTGTGCCAGTCCCGCCGCGGCGTGATGGGCGGCATGGACTACCTCTCCGAGGACCGGGTGGAAATCCGCTACCGGCTGCCGCTGGCCGAAATCGTCTTCGACTTCTTCGACATCCTGAAGTCAAAGACCCGTGGCTACGGCTCTCTGGACTGGAAGGCCGACGGCGAGCAGGTTGCCGACCTGGTGAAGGTGGACATCATGCTCCAGGGCGAGCAAGTGGACGCCTTCAGCGCCATCACCCACCGGGACAAGGCCTACGCCTACGGCGTGATGATGACCGGAAAGCTCCGCGAACTCATCCCGCGGCAACAGTTCGAGGTGCCCATCCAGGCGGCCATCGGATCCAGGATCATCGCCCGCGAAAGCATCCGGGCCATCCGCAAGGACGTGCTGGCCAAGTGCTACGGCGGTGACATCTCACGAAAGCGCAAGCTGCTGGAAAAGCAAAAAGAAGGCAAGAAGCGCATGAAGATGGTGGGAACGGTGGAGGTGCCGCAGGAAGCGTTCATTGCGGCCCTCACCACCGACGAATCAAAGGACAAGGCCAAGAAGAAGTGA
- a CDS encoding type II toxin-antitoxin system PemK/MazF family toxin, whose amino-acid sequence MAIDLRSLGNAVRRGLRLLQKRSVAPRPVQDQRPGGNRRADGQGVPGEAAAYPGDYRGRASVRYAPQPDGDPDPGEVVWAWVPYEEDHGKGKDRPVLLVGHNGPFLLGLMLTSRDRVPAGTSSGDYVDLGSGGWDRQGRASEVRLDRILQIRPDSIRREGAVLDKARFEKVASGLRRRHGWA is encoded by the coding sequence ATGGCCATAGATCTCCGCTCCCTGGGAAACGCCGTCCGCCGCGGCCTGCGCTTGCTGCAGAAACGGTCCGTGGCCCCGCGGCCGGTCCAGGACCAGCGCCCCGGCGGCAATCGGCGCGCCGACGGCCAAGGGGTTCCCGGCGAAGCGGCGGCCTATCCCGGCGATTACCGTGGCCGCGCCTCTGTCCGCTACGCCCCGCAGCCCGACGGCGACCCCGATCCGGGCGAGGTGGTGTGGGCCTGGGTGCCCTATGAGGAGGATCACGGCAAGGGGAAGGACCGGCCGGTGCTGCTGGTGGGGCACAACGGCCCCTTCCTCCTGGGGCTGATGCTGACCAGCAGGGACAGGGTTCCTGCCGGGACGTCGTCCGGGGACTACGTGGATCTCGGCTCCGGGGGTTGGGACAGGCAGGGCCGGGCAAGTGAGGTGCGGCTGGACCGTATCCTGCAGATCCGCCCGGACAGCATCCGGCGCGAAGGCGCGGTATTGGACAAGGCGCGGTTCGAGAAGGTGGCGTCCGGGCTTCGGCGGCGACACGGCTGGGCCTGA
- the rpsT gene encoding 30S ribosomal protein S20 translates to MANIKSQKKRILTNEKARLRNNAVKSELKTAIRAVNTAVESADKEAATTALVSASRKLDKAVSKGVLHKNNAANRKSAISKKVNAL, encoded by the coding sequence GTGGCGAATATCAAGTCCCAGAAGAAGCGCATCCTGACCAACGAGAAGGCCCGCCTGCGCAACAACGCAGTCAAGTCTGAGCTGAAGACGGCCATCCGCGCCGTCAACACCGCTGTTGAGTCCGCTGACAAGGAAGCTGCTACTACTGCGCTCGTTTCTGCCAGCCGTAAGCTGGACAAGGCTGTCAGCAAGGGTGTTCTGCACAAGAACAACGCAGCGAACCGTAAGTCGGCGATCTCCAAGAAGGTCAACGCACTCTAA
- the holA gene encoding DNA polymerase III subunit delta — MAAAQKRAPRSPASNTASWRDVTPARIVLVSGPEEYLGIRAMDRIRSQVRAAEPDVEVSRINAAAYEAGTLTMQVSPSLFGESKLIEVEAVEGMNDAFLADALGYLQHPEEDAVVVLRHAGGVRGKKLLDAVRKGGWPVVECQPLKKDADKVQFVAAEFKAAGRRINLDAVQALVNAVGADLSELAAACSQLIADAGSTVSTDTVDKYYGGRVEATAFKVADAAMAGNAPLALSTLRHALATGADPVPLVAALASKLRTVARVAGASGPSAQIAAELGMQPWLVEQAQRDVRRWTPEGLVRSIQATAEADAQVKGLSRDPVYAVEHAVTVIAMSVQGR, encoded by the coding sequence ATGGCCGCTGCGCAAAAGCGAGCACCCCGCTCCCCGGCGTCGAACACAGCCTCCTGGCGGGACGTAACCCCGGCCCGGATCGTACTGGTGAGCGGTCCCGAAGAGTACCTGGGTATCAGGGCGATGGACAGGATCCGGTCCCAGGTCAGGGCGGCCGAACCGGACGTGGAGGTCAGCCGCATCAACGCGGCGGCATATGAGGCCGGCACCCTGACCATGCAGGTGAGTCCATCCCTCTTTGGCGAGAGCAAGCTGATCGAGGTGGAGGCTGTGGAAGGGATGAATGACGCCTTCCTTGCCGATGCCCTCGGCTACCTGCAACACCCGGAGGAGGACGCCGTCGTCGTGCTGCGCCACGCAGGCGGGGTCCGCGGCAAGAAGCTCCTCGACGCCGTCAGGAAAGGGGGCTGGCCGGTAGTGGAGTGTCAGCCGCTGAAGAAGGATGCGGACAAGGTCCAGTTCGTCGCCGCGGAATTCAAGGCGGCCGGACGCCGGATCAACCTTGACGCCGTGCAGGCCCTGGTGAATGCCGTGGGAGCAGATCTGTCAGAACTCGCTGCCGCCTGCTCCCAGCTGATCGCCGATGCAGGGAGCACGGTCAGCACTGACACCGTCGACAAGTATTACGGCGGACGGGTCGAAGCCACCGCGTTCAAGGTGGCCGACGCCGCCATGGCCGGAAACGCCCCCCTTGCACTGTCGACGCTGCGCCACGCCCTCGCCACTGGTGCTGATCCGGTACCGCTGGTCGCTGCACTTGCCTCGAAGCTGCGGACGGTGGCGCGGGTGGCGGGCGCCTCAGGGCCGTCCGCGCAGATCGCTGCGGAATTGGGCATGCAGCCGTGGCTGGTGGAGCAGGCGCAGCGCGACGTGCGGCGCTGGACCCCTGAAGGCCTGGTGCGGTCCATCCAGGCCACGGCGGAAGCCGACGCGCAGGTCAAAGGCTTGTCCCGGGATCCGGTGTACGCCGTGGAGCACGCCGTCACCGTGATTGCCATGTCCGTCCAGGGCAGATAG
- a CDS encoding ComEC/Rec2 family competence protein, with amino-acid sequence MKGYWAQCLGRVRQRLVESGHEREESDSGSVGPGRRTDLRLALPAVSVWAASVAGLWLPSPWLATVCCALTVLGGLFLARAAKGGRRGSLRAAARASGPGRRHGARGRSFRAALGVSLMLAGAAAAHSATSSSQRSEGPLAEAIAGGKSAVVMVEVAGNPRALAGPGAAAERWSVPVWTQEVTTGGILVRTRARLVVMGGQGWGGVVPGQTLRAAGKLRPADPGGQEAGNLAASTAPGKPSGGSLLEESARELRGRFVSASAFLEPDARGLLPGMVTGDTSALDEGLNNAMKAVGMTHLTAVSGANCSLVLGALLLLCRWFRMPRAPAAAAALGGLALFVVLVGPDASVLRAALMGAIGIASLAGGRSGRGLSFLCLAVLGLLLADPALGTSFGFLLSVLATLGIVLIGRRIISWIPAAVPRWLAAAVAVPLSAQLLCGPVIVLLQPHFSTYSLAANVVASPLVAPVTLLGTAAVPLVVVLPWAAAALIAVAGTFSGGVAAAARTAAQLPGSALPWPEGVPGMLSMVLLSVLSLAGVGAAARPVRLIRWARSAHAETVVFLELLESRLHRFRGVRSLDPGHRRGRLGSCNKTSGRNCRWPLRKSEHPAPRRRTQPPGGT; translated from the coding sequence ATGAAAGGGTATTGGGCGCAGTGCCTGGGCCGCGTTCGCCAGCGGCTGGTTGAAAGCGGCCACGAGCGGGAGGAAAGCGACTCCGGCTCAGTAGGACCGGGACGACGCACGGACCTCCGGCTTGCCCTCCCCGCAGTTTCGGTGTGGGCTGCCTCGGTGGCAGGGCTCTGGCTGCCGTCCCCGTGGCTGGCTACTGTGTGCTGCGCGCTGACGGTGCTTGGAGGCCTTTTCCTGGCCCGTGCCGCGAAGGGAGGACGGAGGGGAAGCCTGCGTGCCGCCGCCCGCGCCTCGGGTCCGGGACGGAGACATGGTGCCCGGGGCCGAAGCTTCCGGGCAGCACTGGGCGTCTCCCTGATGCTGGCCGGCGCGGCGGCAGCCCATTCCGCGACCTCCTCAAGCCAGCGGTCCGAGGGGCCGCTCGCTGAGGCCATCGCGGGCGGAAAGTCGGCCGTCGTCATGGTCGAGGTAGCCGGAAACCCGCGGGCCCTGGCCGGACCCGGAGCGGCGGCGGAGAGGTGGTCGGTCCCGGTGTGGACGCAGGAAGTGACAACGGGTGGCATCCTGGTTCGCACCCGCGCCCGGCTGGTGGTGATGGGCGGGCAGGGGTGGGGCGGCGTGGTGCCGGGTCAGACGCTGCGCGCTGCCGGCAAGCTGCGGCCGGCAGACCCCGGTGGGCAGGAGGCGGGAAACCTGGCCGCATCGACGGCTCCAGGCAAGCCCTCGGGTGGCTCACTGCTGGAAGAGTCAGCCAGGGAGCTCCGCGGCCGGTTCGTTTCCGCCTCGGCTTTCCTCGAACCGGATGCCCGCGGGCTCCTCCCCGGGATGGTCACCGGTGACACCAGTGCGCTGGATGAGGGGTTGAACAACGCCATGAAGGCCGTTGGCATGACGCACCTGACGGCAGTCAGCGGGGCAAACTGCAGCCTGGTGCTGGGGGCGCTGCTGCTGCTGTGCCGGTGGTTCCGGATGCCGCGTGCCCCTGCCGCAGCTGCGGCCCTTGGCGGCCTGGCCCTGTTCGTGGTCCTGGTAGGGCCTGATGCCAGCGTTCTGCGGGCAGCGCTGATGGGAGCCATCGGCATCGCCTCGCTGGCGGGTGGACGTTCAGGGCGTGGACTGAGCTTCCTTTGCCTGGCTGTCCTGGGGCTGCTGTTGGCGGATCCAGCCCTTGGCACGAGTTTTGGCTTCCTGCTTTCTGTCCTGGCCACACTGGGAATCGTTCTTATAGGCCGGCGGATCATCAGCTGGATTCCCGCGGCGGTCCCACGGTGGCTCGCTGCCGCGGTAGCGGTTCCGTTGTCCGCCCAGCTGCTGTGCGGGCCCGTCATCGTGCTTCTGCAGCCCCATTTTTCAACATATTCCCTGGCAGCCAATGTCGTCGCCTCGCCCCTGGTGGCTCCCGTGACCCTGCTGGGAACAGCAGCGGTGCCCCTGGTGGTCGTCCTGCCGTGGGCCGCCGCAGCACTGATAGCCGTTGCCGGGACTTTCAGCGGGGGCGTCGCGGCTGCGGCAAGGACCGCGGCCCAGCTGCCGGGATCCGCGCTCCCATGGCCGGAAGGGGTGCCCGGGATGCTGTCCATGGTGCTGCTGTCGGTCCTGTCGCTGGCTGGCGTCGGGGCGGCGGCAAGGCCGGTCCGCCTTATCCGGTGGGCCCGGTCGGCGCACGCAGAAACTGTCGTATTCCTGGAGTTGCTGGAGTCGCGCCTGCATCGCTTCCGGGGTGTCCGCAGCTTGGACCCCGGGCACAGACGTGGCAGGCTGGGATCCTGCAATAAAACCTCCGGAAGGAACTGTCGATGGCCGCTGCGCAAAAGCGAGCACCCCGCTCCCCGGCGTCGAACACAGCCTCCTGGCGGGACGTAA
- a CDS encoding helix-hairpin-helix domain-containing protein — translation MSRRDAGAARQQARHARDRLQATLGDAPPGLLEDGPGPGGFEYSGPGETGTVTGGSETGRGPEGGSGSCSGGVPSLRWRVGLRVALLLGVLAVAAGAWFWWQAGAASPEVLPLSGASSGGKAPGSGGAAADSTTPVDQDGGGPGGGESGRGPGQPASGGLVVVHVAGAVAAPGVIRLQQGSRVDDAIAAAGGAAPDADVNRLNLALAVEDGQKIYVPRQGEPASSAAESSGSGGTGPGGMDPGGVGSTGTGQAGGAAGGKINLNTAGAAELDTLPKVGPVLAQRIVDWRKDHGPFKSVEELDAVDGVGPKMLEALLPLVTV, via the coding sequence ATGTCACGCCGGGATGCTGGAGCAGCACGTCAGCAGGCCCGGCATGCGAGGGACCGGCTGCAAGCCACTCTGGGGGACGCGCCCCCCGGGCTCCTGGAGGACGGGCCCGGCCCCGGCGGTTTCGAGTACAGCGGCCCCGGCGAAACAGGCACGGTAACGGGCGGATCCGAAACCGGCAGGGGCCCTGAGGGCGGATCCGGGAGCTGTTCCGGCGGTGTGCCGTCGCTCCGGTGGCGGGTGGGACTGCGGGTTGCCCTGCTGCTGGGTGTCCTGGCAGTGGCTGCGGGAGCCTGGTTCTGGTGGCAGGCCGGGGCGGCATCCCCGGAGGTCCTGCCCCTGAGCGGCGCCAGTTCCGGCGGCAAGGCCCCGGGCAGCGGAGGAGCCGCCGCGGACAGCACTACGCCGGTGGATCAAGACGGTGGGGGACCTGGCGGCGGGGAATCCGGGCGCGGCCCGGGGCAGCCCGCGTCCGGCGGCCTTGTAGTGGTGCACGTGGCCGGGGCTGTAGCCGCGCCCGGTGTCATCAGGCTCCAGCAGGGCAGCCGGGTTGATGACGCCATTGCTGCCGCGGGCGGGGCTGCCCCGGACGCGGACGTGAACCGGCTCAACCTTGCCCTGGCGGTGGAGGACGGGCAGAAGATCTACGTCCCGCGGCAAGGGGAGCCGGCGTCCTCCGCAGCCGAATCCTCCGGTTCCGGGGGAACGGGCCCGGGTGGCATGGACCCGGGCGGCGTTGGGTCCACCGGCACCGGCCAGGCAGGAGGGGCAGCCGGCGGGAAGATCAACCTCAATACCGCCGGCGCCGCGGAACTGGACACACTGCCAAAGGTCGGGCCGGTACTCGCTCAGCGGATCGTGGATTGGCGAAAAGACCATGGACCTTTCAAAAGCGTCGAGGAACTGGATGCGGTGGATGGCGTCGGACCGAAGATGCTCGAGGCCCTGCTGCCCCTGGTGACGGTCTAA